aaaagtgctcacacacatgaacagaGAGGAGTAAAGGCCCATTAGGTCACATAATAAAAGCCTTGCTAACATTATATCAGTTGGAAAAtttgacattattattttttattgtaactGTGGTTTAAGTTTATGCTGAATGGAACAAATTATAAATGCCTTTCACTTTACATTTGGCAAAAAACATACCAAGAGTGGCTGAGAGGACAGGAGGGATCACTGCTTCAGCCGCAGGATGACAAGTTACAGCAGCCGATCACAGCTGTACTGACCTACAGCTTAATCAATAAGTCGATCAACAGAACATCAGAGATCAACAATCAGCAACAAATCATCATCAATAAGTCACATTGGACACcaacaaacatcacaaaacaATTACCACTGTTTGTGATGCTGAATGCACCAGGCCAGCCCCGGATTAATCAATACAGGCAGATTAATTGATCTGGTGGATGTTAATAGTTAATCAACTTCAGATCCTTAAACTAAACTTCTGACTCTGCTTCATCAGTCACATCGTCTCTTTTCCGGCAGTCTGGACCTTCATCcctccaccagcagctgcaCATCCTCCACAACCAGAAAACATGTTGTCTGCCGCCTCGCTTCATTATCAGACAtcagtaaataaacacagaccGGACCGGACCGCTGCCCTGGTACCTGCACGCACTATATGGATCACAACAAATCAATACCCAATAGTCAGAATCGATATCCAGCCTCATGTTTGGTAACTACGTGGATGAATCTGCAGCTGCGGACACATGATGCAGCCATGCGGgcagcctgcagctgcagctccgccaccacctccacctgctgcgGCCTCCGGTCCCGCTCGGTCCAAACTCTCACCGCGACCGCCTCATTGTTACAAACACTGTCAGCAGCGTTTACGTGTTTTTTACTGCGGAGCTGCGCGGCCACATGGGTCCGTTTCTCTCGCTAGCATCCTGCTAACAGTTAGCTTGTCTGCTCGGGGACCGCGGTGTTTCCCAGCTGCTCCCCGCGGCCTCCCCTCACTCCTGCCCGTCCGGCCCGTCAGGCGCCGGGCGGGACGAGCTCTGAGGCCCGGCCGCCCCGCACCGAGGCTCGTGGCGGACAGCAGCGGGAAACGCAGCGACGGTCCCGCGGGGGTTTGTGTTTGAGCCACACGGCAGAGCTGCCGTGCGGAGCGGAGACTCACCCTCTGCCGCCGCCGAAGCTCCCGTAGGCCCGGTCCCGCTCGTCGTAGCTGTCGTAGTCCGCCAttactgctgctgtgtgttggaggaggaggtccTACACGTCACACACAGCGTGGGTATAGCTGTCCGAGCAGAGCGCCTGACCGGGAAAACTATTTTATTGTTCACTTACTTTGATAatttctataaaaacaaaagtccACAGAGATAAAATAAAGCATATGTGAATAGTCCAAGATGAAAAcattataaagtaaaataaactaCCAGGCTGTTGATATTAACAAATCTAAAAACACACTAAAGTTATTCTTTAGAATTAGTCTATATTAATTGAATACCTTCAGTGTTACAGAGTTGTTTTTCAAAGTCTCTTTTCAACATTAAATTACTATAGATTTAATCTGTGaatgcttttatccaaagccACAGAGAATAAGGGCATTAACTGTTGATACAACTCATAATTTGCTAATTTAAGACTCAATATTTTGTAATTAAATGATTGTATTTCTTTCAGAAATCTGAAAATACAGGTCTGAATTCAGAAAATTAGCATTACATTAtggtatttaaatatataagtacatttacatatatttatatacatatatttgtaaCATAATGATAAAATGTAATCTTATCAATCACTGCTCTTGCACCAACAAATATTCAAGatggttaaataaaataaaggaaaataaaatacatatataaaaaaaaacactggtagttgacattttttatttgttacaaAAGGTCTacacaatataatataacataattaCACACTCAAAACTGTTCTCCCTGACTTCCACTGTTGCTATTACAGCCACTTCTgatcaagaatatgtctgataaaaagatGCAAATGGCACTTGCGATGAAGCAGGGGTgaaaatgaagcaaaaaaagcgctaaatgggtgaaatcatggatactacagcaaCAGGCTCAAGAGGCTTTCACTCTCATTTTCCAATCAGTTTGATTTCTCTTGCCGATGGGCACCGCCACTGAATCAATATGCTCACTCGGCCGTAAAGCTGCTGACAAGAGCTGACTAGTGCCAACAATGCAAACCACAAAAACTAGGGCGATAGATGGTCACCAATGGTCTGACATTGGTTCTGGTGTGTCCGGGCCATCAGTATTCAACTCAAGTCCTGCAGATGACTTACAGCTCTAAAAGAGGTCTTATCGAGATCCTGTAAACATTTTGTGGGATGTGTAGATTCATGGCAACACTTGTAGATCTTATACAGATCTTGTTGTTGATAGTCTTTAATGTACAGATTTAGCACATCTCTTGTAAATCTTGTCTCACAGATCCTCTAAAAGTCCAGCAGATCTTGTAGAACTCTCAGAGTTCCTGAAAGACATGTTAGGATTCAACACAGCTCTTGATCTCGCAGACAGGGGGTGTTGTAGATTCTGAGGACCTCTCGCAGAGTTTACTTGTGCTATATTTCAACAGCGGTCCGGTGTGCTGGGTTCCTCTGGGATCTCCATCAGGTTTGGTGGAGGGGAGTCGCTCTGCGGTGGTGGTGAGGGTCTGGATCCACGCTGTCGTAGGTCACTGGATGGGACGTCCTTCTCACCAGGAATCACTGTTTTCCCCAAAGACTGGAAGCACAAAACCCAACACAGGAACACATTAAACTACAACTGAGACCATCTGACCATATTTTAGAACCCTTTCATTTGAAAGTCTGTTtactttgatcatttttgttgtACCTGGTTCTCAGCCAGTGCCTCTTTAGCCATGTAATgctccctcttcatcttcatctccaCTTCCTCAGGGATGTCAGGGACCATCAGGTCGATCAGACGGCCGATGAAGAAGACAAAATGCTGAGGAAGAAAGACGAGGAGAGACTTCATCAGATCACAGGCGGAACTTAATTGAATCCAAACCAGCTGCCTCTGTCACTCATTACCTGATCAACACTGAGAGCAGTAATTTTCCATTTCAGCATGTTTTTTGCCACACggtgaaaacattttagaatTCAGACCgtgaatgttatttttttgctgaaacAGCTCACGCGGTTCTCACACTCTCTAGATGTTTTCCCTAAATTAAAAAGCCCTGACATTTACCCAATGTGTGACAGACACTGACCTCAAACACGATGACAAACGTGAGACGTATGGCGAGGAGGTGGAAGAACTCTGGGAGGTGTTTACCTTCTTCATCTCTGTAACCTCGATACCTGCACAAGACAACGACATCAACAACAAAAGTGTTACTGatctgaacaaatatttaaaagaacCCTACCTGCAGGATGTGTGCTAGTGTTTCTGCCCGTCATACTTGTACTGAATTTCACAGTTGTTTCCTAGCTGGGAAACTTAGACGACGTATACAGTGACCAAATGATGTGACTCTACAGTGCCTCTCATCCCTGTGGAAAAGCAAGTCGGTTCTTAAAAGGTTCACAAGTTGAACCAACTTTAAACCAGCACTAGCACCAACCCAGAATCAGCCCTTGGTTCAGGTACTGGTTTGGAGCCGGTGCCTAGCCTAGAACCAGTTCTTTGCTCTTGGCCAAgaaaactggttccagagcGGCACCAACACTTTGTTGGTCTCAAATAAAGAACTACTTATGTCAGGAACTGGGGGCGGGGTTATTGTGACCAAGGATGAACTAGAACGTCTGTTACTGAGAGTAAATACTCCGTGTTAACACCATGCAGGCAAATGTTGCatatgttttgtctttgacTAAGAAAACCAACATGAAAACATATACTGAACAAATATTAGAGAATCGAGAACCAGTTTCACCTGAGAACAACAGTTAAACAGCTGAGGTTCCCCCTGAGGCACATGCATGCCTTTGTTCTACCATGTTTGTACACTTCAGACCCTGAGATAATAATACAGTTGTGTTGACAATGAAAAATTGTGAAGGCCTTCTTGATTGATTAGGAACCAACAAGGGAATCGATAAAGAATCAAACCAAAAAGCAGTTGCTTGTCGATGTTTTCTACCTGCAGGGTGTCTGCTGGCTAGGCCTTGGTTTGCATATCAGCAGTAGGGACAAGTGTCAACCAATATTTGAACAAACTTGTTCACATTATCTTTGGAATGAAGTCATACATGTGGATTTTTGCGTGTCCTCCCAGAGGCTATCAACCGCCAGACACGGAGGAGGTGAGAGCGGATCCTCAGTGTGCTGACAAACTGGAAGTTATCAGGGTTGTCAGTTAATGCCTCAAGCACTATGAAAATATGTACTTACAGATGACTTACTCCCTTTCCTCATCACCCACACTGCACAGCACACGTAACACAATCTTGTCCATACCAACACTTTTTGTACTTTGTAGACATAATGATTGTTTTTGATTGACAGATCTGTAGCAgcagaaatgttgttgtgtctcTACCAGTGTTGGGACCAAACCTGCCCCCTCGTGCCCTGGTGTTGCTGGTTGCAGCTCTATGGGGATGTTGCCTACCTGCAGGATGTGTGTTGGCTTTGCTGGCTGAAGCTGCTTGGTGATGTTGCCAGAGTGAAGTTGACGAAGCCGCTCAGTGTGCTGTCTCTGGTGTAGCGGTAGTACAGGCGAGGCAGGAAGGACGAGGTGAACGCTATGAGGAAAGCCTGAAAACACAGATTTGATAAAGTGAACATTCAACCGGCTGCTGTTTAAAACCTCAAACCACGGACACAGAGAGTCTTACGTTGCTGAGGACGGCTATGTGCGTGATGAACTGCATGATGGGAAACCAGATGCCGATGTCCTGAGCTCGCTCCACCACTGGGCGTCGATATTCAGTCACAAACTTCTGAGCATCCAAACGAATCTCAATCCAGTTATTAATGAGAGCGAAGAGAGGAGCGAGAGGACACGCCGCCACGAAGATGGTGATGAACCCAAACTGAATTACTGAGGACAAAGAGCAGAGAGTCACAGGGTGCCTCCAATCACAGCTCTTGAACTCCCCTTTTAGCCTAtcacaacacagaaaatgtacCCTGTCAGTTAACCTTTCTGTGTAGGAGACCTCGGACTTACCCATCTCTAAGTATTCACTGAAGAGTCCTTCACAGACCAGCAGCTGGTAGTCGGCCTCCCAGGGTGgaacctcctcctcttcctcccccttcACCGCCCCATGTGCctcctctccgtcctcctccttcacctccttaGGCCGAGGACTTATCTTCCTCTTCTGCCACCACGCCTTCAACTTCCTGCCAAATAATGGGCCATCAGTTATCTGCTTGTTCACAAAAGTTACTGTCTGATTAACACAAGTCATTATCTTGTTatctcagtgtctgtgtgtgtttttacggGCAGAGGAACTCCTGGATGTTGTTGATCAGCTGTTTTCCCACCATGATGACCAGCAGCTCCTGAGCCAGTTCAATGAGACATCCGCCTGCTccacactgcaacacacagacagaaatacagatcTCTGCTGCCCCTTTAATGAACACAGTTTCACCCAGAATCACTGAAATAAGTTTCACCTTCCGTTTTTAAATCGTCACATTAAAGGTCACATTGTCAGCTGAGGTGTGAAGGGAATGTGATTTATCtataacctgatgtttccaggTGCTAGTCAGAGTgtgaaactgttatttcttttcctttatttttcttcctggGTGAatctttttcatcatcatcatcacaatctTCATCAGTGCCACCATGTGACAGACTCACGTCTTCATTACGAACTCCAAACAGAGTGTTGTAGTGTCCAGGGTGACCAATGAACCTGaaggacacaaacagacagctggttAAACCTGAACATATTTAAcgttttcttctccttcagtATATTCTGTGGATCATgttgctgcagctctctgtgtcATTCTAGAAATATTCTGATGTTTCAGCCTGCAGGAGGCGCTGCACTCCTCTCATCTaactgctgctttttaaaaccaGCTGACAAAACTCAACATTCTGACGTTAGTTTGATCAGTTTTTTAagtaaaagcaggaaaaacaagaaagatTTGGATAAAgggaagaaattaaaaagatagaaataaaagtaaagaggAAATGTGGGCGAGGGAACAGAAGGAGGCCTCTGGTTGGACCCGTGAGCcctgttctgattggttgaagcaGCTCTCACCTGCCTTTGAAGAAAGCGATGTAAACTGGAGACGAGTAGAAGTTAACGAACTGGAAGATGAAGACTTTGAGGATGAACATGTCTTCATATTTACTCTGAGTCCGATGCATctctgacagaaacacagagagaaacaccaGCGTCAGACTGAACAGCCACAGTGTGTTCATACACCACACTACACATCGTAACGTCTCCTCGTGTGCATCCTGCTGGTCGGCAAAGTAAATGTAAGTTATTTAAACCTTTAAACTTCCTGTGTATATCCTCCTTTTTtgggagaaaaaacacacaacagtttttaattattGCACAAAGTTTCTGCTCTCTTCTGCAGAGTCTTGTGATATTtatccttttttcatttcactgttcaTCCTGTGGTTTGCATGTGACAAATACAAAGATATACAAAAATTATACGTGGTTATGATCCCAAAAAATGTCCTTTGAGCGTTTCTTTGTCAACCTATTAAATATCATTAAACCTGACGATGTAAAATTactcaaatgttttttaaagagattataaaagaacattaaaagtAACATGTTCAGTAACTCTTTATAACATATGGAGAacagacagataaaaacagttGTTGGTGGTAAACTTCCCCAGCACTGATGTTATTATCTTGGAAAAATATTTAGATAAGTCAgaaaaaaattgaattgaatttgtaaaaatcctaaaaaattaataaataaaaaaagctgaCTGAAAAAACTGTCAACAACAAAACCTACAAGAAAAATATTCCTTGATCACACTTCAGATACACAAAACAGAATTCAAAGGttcatttaattgtatttttctgtctttgtcttttattttatttttttatgtgatgCTGTTTGTGTTATGATTTTTTATCTATTCATGTGTTTGAGTTAAATTCTTGTGTTTTATATAATCTCCTTGTAAAGCTCTTTGGTCAATGTTCTCAAATGCGCTctaaaataaagagaaataacaataaataagaaaaacagaagttTATATAACTATAACATAGTTTCTTTTGCCAGATGTGTTTTAATTCACATTATTATCTGTTTTATTATCAATTTACAGATCAGCTCAAACATTAAACAAGTATAACTTACAATTAAACAACTTAATCTAAAATTTTGATTAAAACGTCTTGagtttttattcatcaaaaatacaatgaagctaaaaatccaatattaaaaaaagttttttgttaaaaGCACAAGACTAAAACAgggtgagagggggagagaggagctgcGACTCACCCCAGCGGGTGAGGATGTGGGCCAGCGAGGTGTAAACCTTTGACAACATGAGGATGACCAGCAGGTTCAACACAGATCCTGAGAGACTGGCTATTCTCCCagcctgtacacacacacatgcacacacacacgcacacgcacacacacacacacacacacacacttcaaaatCAGGTAGATATAGAAACAGTAACTGAAATGTGAAGCGATCAAGTCGTGGCGTCACTGATTTTTCCATTTAACCTTTTAAAGATGGACAGAAGCAACTGTTCTGTTCACTGCAACAAAgatcagcaaaaataaaagaaataaacactgaatttaAGGAGAAAATGACCAAATACTAGTCAAgttatctattttatttatctattattattttaataaatctcAGAACAAGCATCTAAAAATAAGAAGAACTCAGAAGAAGTCGCTTATCAATATAACGCAAGTGACATTTACttgtattaaataaaataatctatcTATTTATACTTAAAACTAGATGTTGAATCCAATCATCAGATTATCTCTCGTGGTCAGATCTTCAGTTTTTGCAGCGTCGTACTCACAGAGTCGCTGACGAAGCTGTTTTCAGACTTGTTGATGATGAGTCTGAGGATGGTCCGATACAGAATGATGGCGATGAGGAACATCAGCACCACGGCAATCTGCACACAGGACGTTCAACTTACGGACACTTCTTAAACTCTCCCACGCCGTCACCTCCCTGTGGCTGTTGATGAAACTCACCATGATGAAGATGACCATGCAGCCGGTCAGAGTTCTGCTGAACCGCTTATTTTCAGGAAAGTACGGTTCCTCTGCTCCGGTCACCGGGTTCCTCATGGTCATCGGCGCCATGGCTGTGAACTCTGGACGAGGTCGCTCCTGTGGAGCACAGAACGACATTCATCAACGTCATAACGTGAAGGTTTGTTACGCGTGTGTCCGCAGTGTTAAACTAAACCGGTACCTCGATGTCCTGGAACTCAGAGCAGTCCCAGCGGTGGGTCAGAGCcgagcaggtcctcttccagtACTCCAGGAAGGTGACGGCCCACAGAGACATGAAGACGCTGAGAAACACTGTGCCTCCATTATCAAACAGGAGGCCGgcctacagacagacaggtgagcagacagacaggtcagcagacagacaggtcagcagacagacaggtcagcaggcagacagacagacagacagacagacagacagacagacaggtcagcaggcagacagacagacagacagacaggtcagcagacagacaggtcagcagacagacagtcgtaacagacacacacactaaaactaAAGCAGAAGTGCTGATTCAACGTCTTTACTCAAggaaaagtaataaagtactgGCTCAGAAATGTAACTAAagaatacaagtaaaagtattgtTTCACTTCTCAGAGTCTGCtctgatggacagacagacttacgggcagacagacagacaggcagacagacagacagacaggcagacaggcagataCCTTGTAGGTGACACAGATGCTGGAGTAGTTCCAGTAGGAGCAGATGTTACAGAGAGGACACATGATGAAGTTgtttccactgtcacacacctccatcctgcacacacacacacacacacacacacacacacacacacacacacaggtaaaaacACTAACAGAAATGTGAAGTGAACAAGTCGTGGAGTCCGTCAGGGGAAAAAAGGATGTTCCTTAGACAGCACATCATCCACTTACACAAAAACTAGACCAACTAGACAGCTAGCCTTTAACTCCATGCAGATTATTTGTATAAGGGTCTAAATTACCATGTTTAGATAAAGCCGAGTGTCATCAGCATATTATAAACCAAAATGTCGTCCGTGAGAAGGATCTGTTTTTAGTTGTGAGCTGTATTTTTGGTCCTGCTGACCTTGAACAACAAACGATTTGACTTCGCAGCGAGAGCCTCACAGAGTTCATACTCACGCTGGAACATCAGTGGCCACGAGCCAGAACCCGATCAGGAAGACCACAGTCCCGAGGAGAGACGCCGGCAGCAGCCAGCCGGTGTAGAAACCTGCAGTCCGACACAGTTACTGTCAGAACAAACAGCGGACGGTTGGCGGTAGTTAGTCGCATGTGTGGTTTCTATAGTTACCGAGCCACGCATAGTAAAGGGCTATCTTCTCGCCGAAGTACTCCCTGATGTGATCCAGAGGTTGGTAGCGTCTGTAGCAGGACCACTTGGCCCAGTACGCGTACAGGATCTGTCTCAGACCCAAAGACTCGGGGGGCACCGGTGCCGTCGGCAGCTCGAAACCTCcctgaaaacacagaataacAGTCAAGTACGAGGTCGAGTTATAGTCTGGATACTGCAGATGATTAAGTCATTAAATCattcagcaactattttgatcaactaatagagaaaataatggACAATACTGGTTAAGAAACACTAAAAGTGGGTCATCAGTTcacgttagctactgttgctctctcaCGCTACAAGCTGCTCACTTATGGCCAATAACAAATGATCAATACAGCTAAACTGCGTTATATTGTTACACAGAGCAACTTTAACGATCTGCATGTTTTGTGAAGTCTTAATAACGATGTAAACACGGTGTCTTGGAGAAGTCATCTCAGACCAGGATGAGGGTTTTGGGTTGTGGGGTCAGGAGCTCACCTCATGCAGCGGGTAGGCAGCAGTGAAGACCTGTTCAGTCAGCAACCGGTCGATTCCCACCTCTCCTCTTTTGGCTAAACCATACTGAGTCCTGGCCAGGATCTCATACAGCTGCAGGGAGAGGACACAGTCACTGCAGGGACCACAGCAGTCACAGCAGGGACCACAGCAGTCACTGCAGGGACCACAGCAGTCACTGCAGTCACTGCAGGGACCAC
This is a stretch of genomic DNA from Pagrus major chromosome 2, Pma_NU_1.0. It encodes these proteins:
- the ano7 gene encoding anoctamin-7 isoform X2, which produces MRRRGEQRDDSDTLIDMDIRPENNYGSITTVTTPRDRNVFSDGSTRVDFVLVWEEPLSSQNEENTGVNPAHRKWREKFLKKLKVSGLLLEQKEVRQTKKRTCFVLLSAPWSVLCYYAEEISLRVPLQVVNTPIINWSERVLSQLSLPNPLSQDVPNPPPDYYTCQFRSNKLQRFLGSDDRDTFFKTTQRHQVLYEILARTQYGLAKRGEVGIDRLLTEQVFTAAYPLHEGGFELPTAPVPPESLGLRQILYAYWAKWSCYRRYQPLDHIREYFGEKIALYYAWLGFYTGWLLPASLLGTVVFLIGFWLVATDVPAMEVCDSGNNFIMCPLCNICSYWNYSSICVTYKAGLLFDNGGTVFLSVFMSLWAVTFLEYWKRTCSALTHRWDCSEFQDIEERPRPEFTAMAPMTMRNPVTGAEEPYFPENKRFSRTLTGCMVIFIMIAVVLMFLIAIILYRTILRLIINKSENSFVSDSAGRIASLSGSVLNLLVILMLSKVYTSLAHILTRWEMHRTQSKYEDMFILKVFIFQFVNFYSSPVYIAFFKGRFIGHPGHYNTLFGVRNEDCGAGGCLIELAQELLVIMVGKQLINNIQEFLCPKLKAWWQKRKISPRPKEVKEEDGEEAHGAVKGEEEEEVPPWEADYQLLVCEGLFSEYLEMVIQFGFITIFVAACPLAPLFALINNWIEIRLDAQKFVTEYRRPVVERAQDIGIWFPIMQFITHIAVLSNAFLIAFTSSFLPRLYYRYTRDSTLSGFVNFTLATSPSSFSQQSQHTSCRYRGYRDEEGKHLPEFFHLLAIRLTFVIVFEHFVFFIGRLIDLMVPDIPEEVEMKMKREHYMAKEALAENQSLGKTVIPGEKDVPSSDLRQRGSRPSPPPQSDSPPPNLMEIPEEPSTPDRC
- the ano7 gene encoding anoctamin-7 isoform X1; translation: MRRRGEQRDDSDTLIDMDIRPENNYGSITTDAPAEPRDRNVFSDGSTRVDFVLVWEEPLSSQNEENTGVNPAHRKWREKFLKKLKVSGLLLEQKEVRQTKKRTCFVLLSAPWSVLCYYAEEISLRVPLQVVNTPIINWSERVLSQLSLPNPLSQDVPNPPPDYYTCQFRSNKLQRFLGSDDRDTFFKTTQRHQVLYEILARTQYGLAKRGEVGIDRLLTEQVFTAAYPLHEGGFELPTAPVPPESLGLRQILYAYWAKWSCYRRYQPLDHIREYFGEKIALYYAWLGFYTGWLLPASLLGTVVFLIGFWLVATDVPAMEVCDSGNNFIMCPLCNICSYWNYSSICVTYKAGLLFDNGGTVFLSVFMSLWAVTFLEYWKRTCSALTHRWDCSEFQDIEERPRPEFTAMAPMTMRNPVTGAEEPYFPENKRFSRTLTGCMVIFIMIAVVLMFLIAIILYRTILRLIINKSENSFVSDSAGRIASLSGSVLNLLVILMLSKVYTSLAHILTRWEMHRTQSKYEDMFILKVFIFQFVNFYSSPVYIAFFKGRFIGHPGHYNTLFGVRNEDCGAGGCLIELAQELLVIMVGKQLINNIQEFLCPKLKAWWQKRKISPRPKEVKEEDGEEAHGAVKGEEEEEVPPWEADYQLLVCEGLFSEYLEMVIQFGFITIFVAACPLAPLFALINNWIEIRLDAQKFVTEYRRPVVERAQDIGIWFPIMQFITHIAVLSNAFLIAFTSSFLPRLYYRYTRDSTLSGFVNFTLATSPSSFSQQSQHTSCRYRGYRDEEGKHLPEFFHLLAIRLTFVIVFEHFVFFIGRLIDLMVPDIPEEVEMKMKREHYMAKEALAENQSLGKTVIPGEKDVPSSDLRQRGSRPSPPPQSDSPPPNLMEIPEEPSTPDRC